In the genome of Gloeotrichia echinulata CP02, one region contains:
- a CDS encoding mechanosensitive ion channel family protein, producing MNAEISAAWDKVQSIINGFIALLPNMFLALIVFLLFLFIASRIKAFVKHLTRNRRYARNLGLVLGRLAQGATVLIGLFVALSIVIPTFKAGDLVQLLGISGVAIGFAFRDILQNFLAGILILLTEPFQINDQIVFKGFEGTVENIQTRATTIKTYDGRLIVIPNSELFTNSVTVNTAFDKRRLEYDVGIGYGDDIDLAKQLMLDALYEIDEVLKDPAPDVLALELAESTVNIRVRWWIKPPRRADDLSSRDKVISAIKQKLYVEHGIDLPYPTRQILFHDQTEETDGDRSRQREGWPAGKKEEPKPRRVSDSLRLLAQARSSEDGNGKNEP from the coding sequence ATGAACGCAGAAATATCCGCCGCTTGGGACAAAGTTCAAAGCATAATTAATGGTTTCATCGCTTTGTTACCAAACATGTTCTTAGCGTTGATTGTTTTTCTATTGTTTTTGTTTATTGCCAGCAGAATTAAGGCATTTGTTAAACACTTAACTCGTAACCGTCGCTACGCCCGAAATCTGGGATTAGTACTAGGAAGGTTAGCCCAAGGCGCAACAGTTTTGATTGGTTTGTTTGTTGCCCTTTCTATTGTAATTCCCACATTTAAAGCTGGTGATTTAGTGCAGTTGTTGGGAATTAGCGGTGTAGCAATTGGTTTTGCCTTCCGCGATATTCTACAAAACTTTTTGGCGGGGATTTTAATTTTGCTAACAGAACCTTTTCAAATTAATGATCAAATAGTATTTAAAGGTTTTGAAGGAACTGTCGAAAATATCCAAACACGCGCCACAACAATTAAAACTTATGACGGTCGGCTGATTGTCATTCCTAACTCGGAACTGTTTACTAATTCTGTCACAGTCAACACTGCTTTTGATAAACGCCGATTAGAATATGATGTCGGTATTGGCTACGGCGACGACATTGATTTAGCCAAGCAGTTGATGTTAGATGCACTGTATGAAATAGATGAAGTTTTAAAAGATCCGGCTCCTGATGTGTTGGCGCTGGAACTGGCTGAAAGCACCGTCAACATTCGTGTGCGCTGGTGGATCAAACCGCCACGCAGAGCAGATGATTTATCTTCACGAGACAAGGTAATTTCGGCAATTAAGCAAAAGCTATATGTGGAACACGGTATTGATTTGCCATACCCAACACGACAAATTTTATTCCACGACCAAACCGAAGAAACAGATGGCGATCGCTCCCGTCAGCGTGAAGGTTGGCCAGCCGGTAAAAAAGAAGAACCAAAGCCTCGCCGTGTCAGCGATTCTCTCAGGTTACTGGCTCAAGCGCGTTCTTCAGAAGATGGCAACGGTAAAAACGAACCATGA
- the tilS gene encoding tRNA lysidine(34) synthetase TilS: protein MVWTPLHTKIHRTIRSRQLFKPKQRLLVAVSGGQDSLCLIKLLLDLQSKWGWDLGIAHCDHRWRSDSQANADHVENLAKSWGISFYLATAEEAVKSEAAARDWRYQALSAIAQANHYHYIITGHTASDRAETLLYNLIRGTGADGLQALTWERPLTNDILLVRPLLEVTRTETEQFCQQFQLPIWEDSTNQDVKYARNRIRQELLPYLQANFNLKVESVLAQTAELLQAEVEYLEQAADNLRQEAMRGGDGIMVMLNRRVLQTAPLALQRRVMRQLLQKILPESPNFEHIEKLTALITAPNRSQTDPFPGGAIAYVEGDWIYLQ, encoded by the coding sequence ATGGTATGGACTCCCCTACATACAAAAATACATCGCACAATTAGATCGCGCCAGCTATTTAAGCCTAAGCAGCGGTTATTAGTTGCTGTTTCTGGCGGTCAAGATTCTCTGTGCTTAATTAAACTACTTTTAGATTTACAATCAAAATGGGGATGGGATTTAGGTATTGCTCATTGCGATCATCGCTGGCGTTCTGACTCCCAAGCTAATGCTGACCATGTAGAAAATTTAGCTAAAAGTTGGGGAATATCATTTTATTTAGCAACCGCTGAGGAAGCTGTAAAAAGTGAAGCAGCTGCAAGGGATTGGCGATATCAAGCTTTAAGTGCGATCGCCCAAGCAAATCATTACCATTATATTATTACAGGACACACGGCAAGCGATCGCGCCGAAACTCTGCTTTATAACTTAATTCGCGGTACTGGTGCTGATGGTTTACAAGCTTTAACTTGGGAACGCCCACTAACTAACGACATTCTGCTGGTACGTCCACTCTTAGAAGTGACTCGTACAGAAACAGAGCAATTTTGTCAACAGTTCCAGTTACCAATTTGGGAAGATTCCACCAATCAAGATGTGAAATATGCCCGAAATCGTATCCGCCAAGAATTATTACCATATTTGCAAGCAAATTTCAACCTGAAAGTAGAATCAGTTTTAGCGCAAACAGCAGAACTTCTACAAGCGGAAGTGGAATATTTAGAGCAAGCTGCAGATAATTTGCGCCAAGAAGCGATGCGGGGGGGGGATGGGATAATGGTGATGCTAAATCGTCGGGTATTGCAAACAGCACCACTGGCTTTGCAACGGCGTGTCATGCGTCAGCTATTACAAAAAATACTACCTGAGTCGCCAAATTTTGAACATATAGAAAAATTAACAGCTTTAATTACAGCACCAAACCGTTCGCAAACCGATCCATTTCCAGGAGGTGCGATCGCCTATGTCGAAGGAGATTGGATTTATCTTCAGTAG
- a CDS encoding chorismate lyase: MTATFTATNNLTLPTGWHRLTPIWQGGEEVIQQSLPHSVLAPAWQLLLLGDGSPTRHLQLLTGEPTEVDVIDMSLIGMNADDAPNLIQSVPGPRLRRQVWLRTASGQRLGYATSWWEASHVDEFLQNRSLPIWASLARIRTELYRDIQGIYYGDSVALESGFEVKGPFWGRHYLFWHHGQPLTLIYEVFSPYLTKYLGATHIGSINM; encoded by the coding sequence TTGACTGCTACTTTTACAGCGACAAACAACTTAACATTACCAACGGGGTGGCATCGCCTGACTCCGATTTGGCAAGGTGGTGAGGAAGTAATTCAACAAAGTTTGCCTCACTCTGTGCTAGCACCAGCTTGGCAATTGCTACTTTTGGGCGATGGCTCCCCAACACGACACTTACAATTGCTCACAGGTGAGCCGACAGAAGTGGATGTGATTGACATGTCTTTGATTGGTATGAATGCAGATGATGCGCCCAACTTAATTCAATCTGTCCCAGGTCCGCGACTGCGGCGACAGGTCTGGCTGCGTACCGCCTCTGGTCAGCGATTAGGTTACGCTACTTCATGGTGGGAAGCTAGTCATGTAGATGAGTTTTTGCAAAACCGTTCCTTACCGATTTGGGCGAGTTTAGCTCGTATCCGTACAGAGTTATATAGGGATATTCAAGGAATTTACTACGGGGACTCAGTGGCTTTGGAGTCTGGTTTTGAGGTTAAGGGGCCTTTTTGGGGGCGTCACTATTTGTTTTGGCATCATGGACAGCCCCTAACATTGATTTATGAAGTTTTTTCGCCTTATTTAACTAAATATTTGGGAGCTACGCACATTGGTTCCATCAATATGTAA
- the hmpF gene encoding pilus motility taxis protein HmpF: MLYLAEVQKQKSGLLGSGSKTELKLLACQRTDQSWSPVPEEVINAEDASKLNDGALVLVEMTPNRQLQRIQEAGRPLVNILQNFSRQLEKFKLKEDEIDQWKESLTFQAQELNRREMDMETRWEQLQQIEEELQNLETQQQQVKTSRAEIEQLQQELERNHQELEGAWEHLRGEQRRIEEYQANCQQGKVLDEEQSRVISELLDSELLDRLSTRVAPTEILKEHLQLSFELVEKQQANLNPHWEKLEQQKTLATQQQEEVNRLVHSLSDRQNAYQQAQNSLEEQTSQLKVHTAVLTSKKEYIQILNEQLRHEQDLYQDIHSLAANSSDAVISQQLNVEALEKMPQEELQKLIQDLQTKFEIDSTFVQDQELELKYKQDTIEELQKKINQASDQDRINLETELTEEKDLYQMLNETLVGQRRNLLERQKLIKEHRNILRRRQGNTLADVQENQKIDFSQILLQIENQRQQHSQELQKLERDIEQMRAAIELAQGTINTQSQELENKRQELKTIEENLQNLRTATAECWSRVNLYQEALQPIQDCLDGLREKLQVMVEDLAQIQETGNYQLQTISQMRHTLLSLISQPELIAS, from the coding sequence GTGCTGTATTTAGCAGAAGTACAAAAGCAGAAAAGTGGTTTACTGGGTAGTGGAAGCAAAACTGAACTAAAACTGTTGGCTTGTCAACGGACTGATCAGAGTTGGAGTCCGGTTCCAGAAGAAGTGATTAATGCTGAAGACGCCAGCAAATTAAACGATGGCGCACTGGTATTAGTGGAAATGACTCCCAATCGTCAGCTACAGCGGATTCAAGAAGCAGGACGCCCTCTAGTTAACATTTTGCAAAATTTTTCTCGCCAATTAGAAAAATTTAAACTCAAGGAAGACGAAATTGACCAGTGGAAAGAATCGCTGACGTTTCAAGCGCAAGAATTGAATCGTCGGGAAATGGACATGGAAACCCGCTGGGAACAGTTACAACAAATTGAGGAGGAACTGCAAAATCTAGAGACGCAACAACAGCAAGTTAAGACATCTCGTGCAGAAATCGAACAGTTACAACAAGAATTGGAGCGCAATCATCAGGAACTCGAAGGCGCATGGGAGCATTTGCGCGGTGAGCAGCGTCGTATAGAGGAATACCAAGCAAATTGCCAACAGGGGAAGGTTTTGGATGAGGAGCAAAGTCGAGTCATCAGTGAATTGCTCGATAGTGAGTTGCTCGATCGCTTGTCTACTCGGGTAGCTCCCACAGAAATCCTCAAAGAACACCTCCAGCTGTCCTTTGAATTGGTAGAAAAACAGCAAGCGAATCTCAACCCACACTGGGAAAAACTTGAACAGCAAAAAACTTTAGCCACTCAACAGCAAGAGGAAGTGAATCGCCTGGTACACAGTTTAAGCGATCGCCAAAATGCATACCAACAGGCACAAAATTCTCTGGAGGAACAAACATCTCAGTTAAAAGTCCATACCGCCGTCCTTACTAGCAAAAAAGAGTATATTCAGATACTCAATGAACAATTACGCCATGAGCAGGACTTATATCAGGACATTCACTCTTTGGCTGCAAACTCCAGTGATGCGGTTATCAGCCAGCAACTGAATGTGGAAGCTTTAGAAAAAATGCCTCAAGAAGAACTGCAAAAATTGATACAAGATTTGCAGACAAAGTTTGAGATTGACTCTACCTTCGTCCAGGATCAAGAACTAGAACTTAAATATAAGCAAGATACTATAGAGGAACTGCAAAAAAAAATCAACCAGGCCTCTGACCAAGACCGCATCAACTTAGAAACAGAATTGACCGAAGAAAAAGACCTCTACCAAATGCTGAACGAAACTTTGGTAGGACAACGCCGGAATTTGCTAGAGCGACAGAAATTAATCAAGGAACACCGTAACATACTACGACGACGACAAGGAAATACACTGGCTGATGTACAAGAAAATCAGAAAATTGATTTCAGTCAGATTCTTTTGCAAATTGAAAACCAGCGACAACAACATTCCCAAGAACTGCAAAAACTAGAACGAGACATTGAGCAGATGCGTGCTGCTATTGAGTTAGCGCAGGGGACAATTAACACACAAAGCCAAGAACTGGAAAATAAACGCCAAGAACTCAAAACAATCGAGGAAAACCTACAGAACCTGCGAACAGCAACTGCTGAATGTTGGAGTCGCGTTAATCTCTATCAAGAAGCACTACAGCCAATTCAAGATTGCTTAGATGGTTTACGGGAGAAGCTTCAAGTAATGGTGGAAGATTTAGCTCAAATTCAAGAAACTGGAAATTATCAACTTCAGACTATCAGCCAAATGCGTCACACTCTCCTGAGTCTGATATCTCAGCCAGAATTGATTGCTTCTTGA
- a CDS encoding response regulator, which yields MQGNLNEIDIRSLLQLMELGQKTGQLLVEAKNCQNCEKLDGYETNRHHYCRKCQQQRWLVFLWNGQIIYCQEGDRSGSRIGDYLRHYRIEIPPDEIHLASLTSLNPPEYTYLWALLERNMINPKVARNIIHGLVHETLFDLLSLHQGSFIFHQSSVIAPQLTSLEITPLVTKITKQLQEWKQLYPEIQSPEQLPMLADIVQLNSSLPTKTINKLQHWADGKTSLRQLARYLNRDILTVAKAIYPYVQQGWLKIVYKRTDKNSDCTTDVRVESNYRGRIVCIDDTTSIGETIESILQPQGYEAIAITNPLEALSLVFQLQPDLIFCEITMPKLDGYEICAMLRHSQAFAFVPIIMLTAKDGFNDRLRAKMVGATDYLTKPFDDTELLMLIEKYLNRA from the coding sequence ATGCAGGGAAATTTAAATGAAATTGATATCCGTAGTCTCCTGCAATTGATGGAGTTGGGGCAAAAAACTGGACAGTTGTTAGTTGAAGCCAAGAACTGTCAGAATTGCGAAAAGCTTGATGGATACGAGACCAACAGACATCACTATTGCCGTAAGTGTCAACAACAGCGTTGGTTAGTATTTTTATGGAATGGTCAAATTATTTATTGTCAAGAAGGCGATCGCAGCGGCTCACGCATCGGAGATTACTTAAGGCATTACCGTATTGAGATACCGCCAGACGAAATACATTTAGCCTCCTTAACATCGCTCAATCCACCAGAGTATACTTACCTTTGGGCACTGTTAGAACGGAACATGATTAACCCCAAGGTAGCGAGAAATATCATCCACGGCTTGGTGCATGAGACACTGTTTGATTTGCTGAGTTTACATCAAGGTAGCTTTATTTTCCATCAGAGTTCAGTAATTGCCCCGCAATTAACTAGCTTGGAGATTACACCATTAGTTACCAAAATTACCAAACAACTGCAAGAGTGGAAACAACTATATCCAGAGATTCAGTCACCGGAACAATTGCCCATGCTTGCTGACATAGTGCAGCTAAATTCCTCACTACCGACAAAAACAATAAATAAGTTACAACATTGGGCAGATGGGAAAACCTCCCTGCGTCAACTAGCGCGTTATCTCAACCGAGATATTTTGACCGTTGCCAAAGCAATATATCCTTACGTGCAACAGGGTTGGCTAAAAATAGTATATAAAAGAACTGACAAAAACAGTGATTGTACAACTGATGTGCGGGTAGAGAGTAATTATAGGGGGCGAATAGTATGTATTGACGATACAACCAGCATCGGTGAAACTATAGAGTCTATCTTACAGCCACAAGGATATGAAGCGATCGCAATCACTAATCCCTTAGAGGCGCTCAGTCTCGTTTTTCAACTCCAGCCAGATTTAATTTTCTGTGAAATTACCATGCCGAAATTAGACGGCTACGAGATTTGTGCCATGCTGCGTCATTCCCAAGCCTTTGCGTTTGTGCCAATTATCATGCTTACTGCTAAGGATGGATTCAATGATCGACTCAGAGCTAAGATGGTCGGGGCTACAGATTATTTAACAAAGCCCTTTGACGATACTGAGTTACTAATGCTCATCGAGAAATATCTCAACAGGGCATAG
- the ccsB gene encoding c-type cytochrome biogenesis protein CcsB: protein MNLVLLQNWLDNGSFAVLFLTMLVYWVGAAFPNLPTMAALGTAGMAIANLCIATILGARWIEAGYFPLSNLYESLFFLTWGITAVHLIAENSSRSRLVGVVTAPVAMGITAFATLTLPSEMQKAEPLVPALKSNWLMMHVSVMMLSYAALMVGSLLAIAFLIVTRGQNIQLQGSSVGTGGYRSNGYRLHKAGELVSQPQTATVENNGFARYETNDNGNGNTAVLGAVITTTIPNPTSNIQNSELLSPQRLSLAETLDNISYRIIGLGFPLLTIGIIAGGVWANEAWGSYWSWDPKETWALITWLVFAAYLHARITRGWQGLRPAILAATGFVVVWVCYLGVNLLGKGLHSYGWFF, encoded by the coding sequence ATGAATCTGGTTTTACTCCAGAACTGGCTGGACAATGGATCTTTTGCGGTCTTATTCCTCACGATGCTGGTGTATTGGGTAGGGGCTGCTTTTCCGAATCTACCGACAATGGCGGCTTTGGGGACAGCGGGAATGGCGATCGCTAATTTGTGCATAGCTACAATATTAGGGGCGCGATGGATAGAAGCCGGCTATTTCCCACTGAGCAATTTGTATGAATCGCTATTTTTCTTAACTTGGGGAATTACCGCTGTCCACTTGATTGCTGAAAATAGCAGTCGTAGCCGCTTGGTGGGGGTTGTGACCGCCCCTGTGGCTATGGGGATTACAGCTTTTGCTACTTTGACACTACCATCAGAAATGCAAAAGGCAGAACCTTTAGTCCCGGCGCTGAAGTCAAATTGGTTGATGATGCACGTCAGTGTGATGATGTTGAGTTATGCTGCTTTGATGGTGGGTTCGCTGTTAGCGATCGCTTTTCTCATCGTCACTCGCGGTCAAAACATCCAACTACAAGGTAGTTCTGTTGGTACTGGTGGCTATCGTAGTAATGGCTATCGGTTACACAAAGCAGGCGAGCTAGTTTCTCAGCCACAAACTGCGACTGTAGAAAATAATGGCTTTGCTCGTTATGAAACCAATGATAACGGTAATGGTAACACAGCTGTTTTGGGAGCAGTCATCACAACCACAATCCCAAATCCCACATCCAATATCCAAAATTCTGAACTCCTTTCACCCCAGCGCCTTAGCCTAGCTGAAACCCTCGATAACATCAGCTATCGCATTATAGGACTGGGATTTCCCCTGCTGACAATTGGCATTATAGCTGGTGGCGTTTGGGCTAACGAAGCTTGGGGTTCTTACTGGAGTTGGGACCCCAAAGAAACCTGGGCGTTAATCACTTGGTTAGTTTTCGCCGCATACCTCCACGCCAGAATCACTCGCGGTTGGCAAGGGCTACGTCCAGCTATTTTAGCAGCTACTGGCTTTGTCGTCGTCTGGGTTTGCTATCTTGGTGTGAATCTTTTAGGTAAGGGTTTACATTCTTACGGTTGGTTTTTCTAA
- a CDS encoding DUF3352 domain-containing protein — translation MALPVVSVSMKKKKKPSLVLTLSAAGLLIGAGGAAYWFLTQGQLFARNLPVGANIIPQDALFAVSLSTNPQQWEKLRSLGTKETQAELDKNLVQLRDRFLTNNGYDFQKDIQPWVGDEVTIAILSPQSSQPAPKPVATNTDADTSQQSMVMVLPVKDIDKAKTILAQPKAPSQGKWIDRTYEGFAIKQTDGQTGANFSATLIDGRFLVITDNPKATERAIDAYKNQVSLATTGGFADNFPKIANYQPFAQFYINVPSAAKIAAASPNRHLPGQVLAQLQNNQGLAGSITLEPEGIRLKGVSWLNPNSQRVLAVENNAGRMQNRVPAETLMMLSGGNLQRLWADYILTSQGNPLSPITAEQLRSGVKSLTNLDLDRDLLSWMKGEFSVSIIPNSPKPGSSEDFRAGFLFMVQASDRSSAEASLKQLDEVMKNQYQFQIQPGTVAGKPVINWIGPFGTLTATHGWLDGDIAFLVVGAPISDKIIPNPNYTLASTSPFQQTVPTEPNPTNGQFFLDVERTAKNFPLPTLIPNQQTWLAATRSIGVTTSVSDSRSNRYDLFISLKKADTPAPSSSPQK, via the coding sequence ATGGCACTACCTGTTGTGTCTGTCTCGATGAAGAAAAAAAAGAAACCGTCTCTGGTACTGACACTTTCCGCTGCTGGATTATTGATTGGCGCAGGGGGTGCAGCATACTGGTTTTTAACCCAGGGACAACTATTTGCGAGAAATTTGCCAGTAGGTGCAAATATTATTCCTCAAGATGCGTTGTTTGCGGTTTCCCTCAGCACAAATCCTCAGCAATGGGAGAAATTGCGCTCGTTGGGGACAAAAGAAACCCAAGCAGAATTAGATAAAAACTTAGTGCAGCTGCGCGATCGCTTTCTGACTAATAATGGGTATGATTTCCAAAAAGATATTCAACCTTGGGTAGGCGATGAAGTCACAATCGCCATTCTTTCGCCCCAATCGAGTCAACCCGCACCTAAACCCGTAGCGACTAATACTGATGCTGATACTAGTCAGCAGTCGATGGTCATGGTGCTGCCAGTCAAAGATATAGATAAAGCAAAAACTATTTTAGCACAACCCAAAGCACCAAGTCAAGGCAAATGGATTGACCGTACATATGAGGGTTTTGCCATTAAACAAACCGATGGACAAACTGGGGCTAACTTTTCCGCAACATTAATAGATGGGCGGTTCCTCGTGATTACCGATAATCCCAAAGCCACAGAAAGAGCAATTGACGCTTATAAAAATCAAGTATCCCTAGCCACAACAGGGGGATTTGCTGATAATTTTCCCAAAATTGCTAATTATCAACCATTTGCCCAGTTTTATATAAATGTGCCCTCAGCTGCGAAAATAGCAGCCGCTTCTCCCAATCGTCATTTACCTGGCCAAGTATTGGCTCAACTGCAGAATAACCAAGGTTTAGCGGGAAGCATTACCTTAGAACCAGAAGGAATCCGGTTAAAAGGCGTTTCCTGGCTCAATCCTAACAGTCAGCGCGTGCTAGCGGTGGAAAACAACGCCGGGAGAATGCAAAACCGGGTACCAGCAGAAACCTTAATGATGCTATCTGGTGGAAACTTACAACGTTTGTGGGCAGACTATATTTTAACATCCCAAGGAAATCCCCTCTCGCCGATCACAGCAGAACAGCTGCGAAGTGGTGTTAAATCCCTGACAAATCTGGATTTAGATCGGGATTTGCTCAGTTGGATGAAAGGCGAGTTTTCTGTTTCAATAATTCCCAATAGCCCCAAACCAGGGTCATCAGAGGATTTTCGTGCAGGATTCCTCTTCATGGTACAGGCAAGCGATCGCTCATCGGCTGAAGCATCTTTAAAACAGCTAGATGAGGTGATGAAAAATCAATACCAGTTCCAGATTCAACCGGGAACAGTCGCGGGTAAACCGGTTATTAACTGGATTGGGCCTTTTGGTACTTTAACCGCTACCCACGGCTGGTTAGATGGAGATATCGCCTTTTTAGTGGTGGGCGCTCCCATTAGCGATAAAATTATCCCCAACCCTAATTATACACTAGCTAGCACTTCGCCATTTCAACAAACCGTTCCGACAGAACCCAATCCCACAAATGGTCAATTTTTCCTTGATGTGGAACGGACAGCGAAAAATTTTCCCCTCCCGACTTTAATTCCCAATCAACAAACTTGGCTAGCTGCAACCCGTTCAATTGGGGTGACAACATCTGTTAGCGACAGTCGCAGTAATCGCTACGACTTATTTATCTCACTGAAAAAAGCTGATACCCCAGCCCCCTCATCTAGTCCACAGAAGTGA